One part of the Acidimicrobiales bacterium genome encodes these proteins:
- a CDS encoding sigma-70 family RNA polymerase sigma factor produces MEEPGDAGPHDEARAADRGEDERLVLALRAGDPDAFGRLYDRWFDRVHDLARRVTRDDGLAADVAQDAFLAAWQRVDRLDDPAAFGGWLLRIARNRALDVVRSAGHRRTEAVAEVTDERAAADRVQNGSDPVLVAEDREVQSLVWGAAEALGERDLTALDLHLRHGLEPAEIGDVLGINRNAANQLVHRMRGRLSTAVACRVLWQGGRPRCERLRRELAAEGVTSFDARTVRVTDRHAAACDACTRRRELRLDPTKLFAALPIPVVALGVKQQAAAALAGAGVPMGGSTSVGAEASAAVTPDGPGPSDGGPGGPAERGPADAGRSEGTGAGSEGGASPGGPGVADRHARRSRRRTATLVALGVVAILAVLVLGVEALDDGGLGDSQTVADRPEPSATTSTTLGEGTMVLTPLPGADEPPAGPDVSDEVTDVVVDPGSGGAAPPPGPADPPVVTVPPPPPAPEGALSASPSRVGTVHPNGQVVVSWSSSGATTISVSGPGLSSSSPAGSQGVCPGTVVSSVCRASAGTYTYVLTATGPGGTVERTATVTVA; encoded by the coding sequence ATGGAAGAGCCAGGCGACGCAGGCCCGCACGACGAGGCCCGGGCAGCCGACCGCGGCGAGGACGAGCGTCTCGTCCTCGCCCTGCGCGCCGGCGACCCCGACGCGTTCGGCCGCCTCTACGACCGGTGGTTCGACCGCGTCCACGACCTCGCCCGGCGCGTCACCCGCGACGACGGCCTCGCCGCCGACGTCGCCCAGGACGCGTTCCTCGCGGCCTGGCAGCGCGTCGACCGCCTCGACGACCCGGCGGCGTTCGGTGGCTGGTTGCTGCGCATCGCCCGCAACCGTGCCCTCGACGTGGTCCGCTCGGCTGGCCACCGACGCACCGAGGCGGTCGCGGAGGTGACCGACGAGCGTGCGGCCGCCGACCGCGTCCAGAACGGATCCGACCCCGTTCTCGTGGCTGAGGACCGCGAGGTCCAGTCGCTGGTCTGGGGTGCCGCAGAGGCTCTTGGCGAGCGTGACCTCACCGCCCTCGACCTGCACCTGCGCCACGGCCTCGAGCCCGCCGAGATCGGCGACGTGCTCGGCATCAACCGAAACGCCGCCAACCAGCTCGTCCACCGCATGCGCGGGCGACTGTCCACCGCGGTGGCCTGCCGGGTGCTCTGGCAGGGCGGGCGGCCCCGTTGCGAGCGCCTCCGGCGGGAGTTGGCCGCCGAGGGCGTCACCTCCTTCGATGCGCGCACGGTGCGGGTCACCGACCGCCACGCCGCCGCTTGCGATGCGTGCACCCGGCGGCGGGAGCTGCGCCTCGACCCCACCAAGCTCTTCGCGGCGCTGCCCATCCCGGTGGTCGCCCTCGGGGTCAAGCAGCAGGCGGCCGCGGCGCTGGCCGGCGCCGGCGTCCCCATGGGCGGCTCGACGTCGGTCGGCGCCGAGGCGTCGGCGGCCGTCACGCCGGACGGGCCCGGCCCCTCGGACGGCGGCCCGGGTGGACCGGCCGAGCGTGGACCGGCCGACGCCGGTCGATCCGAGGGGACGGGCGCCGGATCGGAGGGGGGTGCGAGTCCGGGGGGACCCGGGGTGGCGGACCGCCACGCCCGCCGGTCCCGCCGGCGAACCGCCACGCTCGTCGCCTTGGGCGTCGTGGCGATCCTGGCGGTCCTGGTGCTGGGGGTCGAGGCGCTCGACGACGGCGGCCTGGGCGACTCCCAGACCGTGGCCGATCGCCCCGAGCCGTCGGCCACCACGAGCACCACCCTCGGCGAGGGGACGATGGTCCTCACGCCCTTGCCCGGCGCCGATGAGCCGCCGGCAGGGCCTGATGTCTCCGATGAGGTCACCGATGTGGTCGTCGACCCGGGAAGCGGCGGCGCCGCGCCGCCCCCCGGACCCGCTGACCCCCCGGTGGTGACGGTGCCACCGCCACCACCGGCCCCGGAGGGGGCCCTTTCGGCCAGCCCGTCCCGGGTCGGCACCGTCCACCCCAACGGTCAGGTCGTGGTGTCGTGGTCGTCCTCCGGGGCGACGACGATCTCGGTCAGCGGCCCCGGCCTGTCGTCCTCGTCGCCGGCCGGCAGCCAGGGCGTGTGCCCGGGCACCGTCGTCTCGAGCGTCTGCCGGGCGTCGGCCGGCACGTACACGTACGTCCTCACCGCCACCGGCCCGGGCGGCACCGTGGAGCGCACCGCGACGGTGACGGTGGCGTGA